In one window of Calypte anna isolate BGI_N300 chromosome 27, bCalAnn1_v1.p, whole genome shotgun sequence DNA:
- the C1QL1 gene encoding C1q-related factor, giving the protein MVLGLVVLIPVLVSSAGTDGRYEMLGTCRMVCEPYGPAAAPPPQPADRGPLPPPSTLVQGPQGKPGRAGKPGPPGPPGEPGPPGPAGARGEAGRPGPPGLPGPGATGAVSAATYSTVPRVAFYAGLKNPHEGYEVLKFDDVVTNLGNSYDAASGKFTCAIPGTYFFTYHVLMRGGDGTSMWADLCKNGQVRASAIAQDADQNYDYASNSVILHLDAGDEVFIKLDGGKAHGGNNNKYSTFSGFIIYSD; this is encoded by the exons AtggtgctggggctggtggTGCTCATCCCGGTGCTGGTGAGCTCCGCCGGTACCGACGGCCGGTACGAGATGCTGGGAACCTGCCGGATGGTTTGCGAACCCtacggccccgccgccgcccccccgcCGCAACCGGCCGACCGCGGCCCCCTCCCGCCGCCCTCCACCCTGGTGCAAGGTCCCCAAGGCAAACCGGGGCGAGCGGGGAAACCGGGACCGCCGGGACCGCCGGGAGAACCGGGACCCCCGGGACCGGCGGGGGCGCGGGGCGAAGCGGGACGACCGGGACCCCCGGGATTACCGGGACCGGGGGCTACGGGTGCCGTGAGCGCGGCCACCTACAGCACGGTACCGCGCGTCGCCTTCTACGCCGGCCTCAAGAACCCCCACGAGGGCTACGAGGTCCTCAAGTTCGACGACGTGGTCACCAACCTGGGCAACAGCTACGACGCCGCCTCCGGCAAGTTCACCTGCGCCATCCCCGGCACCTACTTCTTCACCTACCACGTCCTCATGCGCGGCGGCGACGGCACCAGCATGTGGGCCGATCTCTGCAAGAACGGGCAG GTCCGGGCCAGCGCCATCGCGCAGGATGCCGACCAGAACTACGACTACGCCAGCAACAGCGTCATCCTGCACCTGGATGCGGGGGACGAGGTCTTCATCAAGCTGGACGGGGGAAAGGCCCACGGgggcaacaacaacaaatacaGCACCTTCTCTGGCTTCATCATCTACTCGGACTGA